The Antechinus flavipes isolate AdamAnt ecotype Samford, QLD, Australia chromosome 5, AdamAnt_v2, whole genome shotgun sequence DNA segment TCAagagagctcaaatttaaaaatctattctagCTCTTCTTGGGAGAAATCCTTATAGGCCAATCCTTTCACAAAGCCCCAATAGGGACATTTTTGCCCATATATCCTCCTTCCTGGGGGTTTTGGTCATGAAGGTAAGTAGGTGGGCATGGTTCTAAATTAATCTGGGCACTGCCAGGATCAGAGGAAGAATTACAAAAGCAAAATTTCTGATCCATGATGGGCCTCCCAGCTTCTTTTTCTTGGTCACTGACCAGACATGAATGACTTCCTCCTGGCCCATGATAGCTGACACTTTCACAGTGTTGGAGCCTAAGGATGCTATCCAGTGACAAGGACCTCTGGGTATCATTGATGTTGCTCCTGGGCCAAATTTGTGATGAAGAAGGGATCATATATTCCTTCCCCTTTGCATATGAGCAAAAGGGAAGGAATTAGGAAACTTGATTCATGAAGCTTAGCCCACAGtagataatttataaatgtttatgggACAGTGGCATCCaattattctttctgttttctctcctaAACTCTCTTCTAAAGTCTGGTTTCTCACATTCTCATTCAGTTGATATTTACTAATAGATATGCAAAGTTAATATTATAAGCTCCAAAGTACAAAAGTGAATGAcctcttttggtttttttaacttttaatttatatcttttacccaattacattcaaaaattttcttttacatttgtttaaatttttttttttttgctttttaggtTCTTTCCCTGATTCCcattcacaattaagaaaccaaatttaaaattatccAAAACATTTCCGTAAAAGTTGTGAAAAAACAGATCTCTCAAccccaatgaaaataaaaagcctcaagagaaataaagataaaaaagagagataaggaaatagagaaatgCTTTGGTATGTATACAATCATTCCTTCTCTGTGAATGGACAGGAATTTTTATCCTAAATCCTTCAGATTAGTTGTGGATAATTATGTTACTGAGAACAACAAAATCATTTACAACTGGTCATTCCAGAACATATTTCATATAaggtatatttcactttgttcttgGAGAATGTTCCAGCTTTTGCTTTTCCCCAGGGAGCATTCTGTTCATCTTTTCCCAGAGAACAATGCTATTCCATCaaaaaaacttgtttcaaaaatTAGTTTTACAATTATGAAGGCTAATTGTTAATTTCCtgcatttattctctcttttcaccctgtctcacatcaaaaatgttttgctactgaccactcacTCTTCCCCAAATGACCAGTGCTTTTATTACCCACTCTTCCCATATTCCATTCCACTCCCATTTTCCTGCAAgcaaagatagatttctattGTCCTTATTGAGTATTTATGGTGTTCTATTTGAACCAGTTTTGATGAGATTAATATTCTTTCACTCAACCTCTCCTCCGGCTCTCTCCCTCCACCTGAAAAGCTTTATCTTGACCTTTTTCTTAgagcagataatttgcaccattttccacttctccctttcccttttcctgatACATCCCTATCTCCTTttcaacctttttaaaaaagagatcatcccttcatattccaCTCACACCCATTTTATTTAGCTATGTATACTCTAATTGACAGAATATTAAGAAAGTCCTAAGGTTACAAGTGTATCATTCTCCTATGTAAACAGATAAAGTTTAAACCACCACTCCCAGGTATAATGATCCTTACCCTCAGTCTCTCTTTTGAGCTTTCTTTCCCAATTCCCACATAATATTTGTTGGACATTTTGGCCCAGAAAGCCAATTTGCATCTGAATCTCAATGTGTCCAAATCACAATCCAATCCATTCTTTTGTTCCCCACCTTCTGCCCTCTAATgaaattcccttttctgtcagCCAGATTTGCAGGCTCAGTCATCCACCACTCTTCCCTTTGCTTAGCACACATATCATCCATCTCAACAACATATTCCTCCCAGAACTTTTCTTTATTCCCGGAGCTATTTGCCTGGTGACCTTATACATCTCTATCCTAAAGTGCTCTGATACTCTCATTGTTCCATTAGAATTATTGATGTAATATAATAGGGTTATGTCCCCCTGATCTTTGGTGGGGGTGCACTTGGGTTGGAAAAACCCTGAATCCCAACCCTCCCCCTCTGGGAACATTCCCACCCTCTTACTGGATTTCCCAGGAGAAACTCCCACAATTATCCTCACCTACAATTCATTTGGAGGTCTTGGGCTGGGGCACAATCACCACCCTTATTGATTTGAGAATTAGTCCCTCAATCACTCCCCTGCCCCAAGCCATAAAAGgctaaataaaaaagcaagactTGGTATCCCAAACTTCACTATCTTTCTAATCAAGTATTAGGCCATTGAgatttctcagtgaaaccaaaccCATTTCTGCCCAAAACCTCACTTGGAGATTGGGAttgcgaattctttcacaaaacctgcAACACCAGGGTGGGGACCTCTATCACTGTTAGGGATATATCCTCACCCCTCAACATTGTGacttctgacattatttttctatACTCTGTATCTGGCAATATTCTAGTTTACATACTTTTGATCCTCCCTCTTAGAATGAATTCTTTTGGGTATATATCTTCCTCATTTAATACAGTGACTGacataagaaaacaaatattactACAAGtctgttgattaattgattctcaCCGTGGGGAAATATCCTGGTTGTTTTCATCATGCTGCACTTGAAAGATTTCCTGAGGGAAAAGAAtgtcaataaataaatactaagaACTCAGGTTCCAATAACTACCCCATCTTCCCAAATAAGGAAGTAATAAGCAGCCCAGGAAGGCCTTAATAGCTCACTGGGCACAGCCTAACTATTGCTTTTCAGTGTCCAATATATTTTTACAGTAGAGCCAGTCTCAACTCAATTGATAAAAATGATCCATTGCCACAGGttcctttccctgttcctttCTCTATCCCACTTCTCCCTCACTCCTCATCATTGAAAGTAATCCAAAGGAAGCAACTGAGAAACTCCTTTGATTGACAATAGAGGAAATAGAAGATGAAACTACAATTGTAGGCAAAGTGTCTTGCCTGTCGCTATAAAGAAGAATCTTGAAAGTTCATTTGCTGAGATTAGTAGTGGTCTGTTTTAAATGAAGGGTGGGTACCTTCTATCAGACTGCCCAAATCACAAAATTTCTGTGaataattctaatattctttGATTTCACAACATCTTATGGACCAGTCAGTTTTACAGTCCATGGGCTCCCACCCCTGCTTCTTTACCCTAAAAGTTCTCTCATAGTTGTGTTCTCAAATCCACAAGACCAAGGGCAAAGAAGCAACTGCAATGTGGGCCAAAAGGTTAATTGTCAGAAAAAGTTTAAAACCTTTGATGCTGTTCTGCCCCATCTCCTCTCCTGCTAAGGGGACCCACAAGTCTCTGATAGTTCAGCTTGATCCCACCAAAATACACACTCGCCCCAAATACAAACtacctcattttcccttttacatATATGTGGCAATCCCCACCCCCTGCAAAGTCTGGATCATCAAGCTTCTTACCACTAACAGCTTCTTGAAGATGAGAAAAACTAGGCAGCCCCTTAGCTGGTCAACTTCTAGGTTATGGTGGGTTCTTTGAGGCCACCAGagctctctttctcactctctctctcaagGTTCTTTAGACTCCTGGCCTTTTATCCTAGTAATGGTTATTATTACACCTTTGATTTTCATTGAGCTACTCAATTACTTCCTCGGAAAATCCTCCACAAGCCAACCCTTTTACGAATCCCCAGTAGGGTCCTTTGTCTCCATACCCTCCATCTTGGGGGCTTTGCATGTAGAGTTTGGGGATGTTCTGATACAAATCCTTGTTTTCTCTGCCCAAGGCAGGATGGAGAATCCTGGTGGGAGCACTGCTGGAAAAGACTCTGGCGCCTTCCCGTATGTCATGGAGATACACAGGTGGACAAGGTTGTAGCATTAAGCGAGGTACTGCCAGAGTCAGAGGAGGAACCGCAAAACTTAGATTTTTTACCCATGACGGTTCCCCTTCCTCCTTTGGCTTATTTACAGGAATGACTTCCTCCACTTTTATGGTTTTAATCTTCAAGGGTTCAACACGGTGACCTCTGCATAAAAATGCTTTCATTTGTTGGAACAGGCCCTTCTTCTTCCCCTGGACCAAGTCTGTGAATGAAGAAGGGACCATATGaacaaagggaaagaaatcaGGAAGCCGAATGTGGGTGGGAAAGATGGCAGCAGCTCTGAGATTATGATCTACCAAGAGTAATACCTGGTCTTTCAGTGATGTCCTCCTGGATCTTGAAGTCTGACACATAACCTTTGTTTGAGCCTAGGGGTACAACACGGTGAGGGGGACCTCGGGTCTTTTCCAACTTCTGGACCATGTCTGTGAATAAAGAAGGGATTGTATGAGCaaaggggaagaagtgaagaCACAGAATGTGGGTAGGAAAGGTAGCAGCAGCACAGGGATTATGATCTACAAGAGTGATTCCTGGCCTTTGGAGGAAAACTGGACCCTTGTCAATGTGCTCTTGCCTATGTTCTCCCCCATTTCCTACTTGGACAAAGCCCAAGAGACACCttcattaattctaattttttttttggtaaaccaCTTATATAGAGTTGTTTCTATGAAAGTCACCTCCTTAGAGAGAAAACTCCTTTAGGCCAAGGCCCTGCTTGGGCCATTCTTTGTACCCCCAGTGCTTTAAATGGAGCTTCACCTACAGtggataataaatatttattgactgtgcCTCCgcttattctttcccctttttctctcttttaaactcTCTGCGCTCTGGTTTCTCACATTCCCATTCAGTTGAGATTTACTAATTGAAAAGCAATGTAACTATTATAACCAACAAGGTACAAAAGTgaacaatcttttttctttaattttaattcatttaatattttacttatgttacattaaaaaaaaatttatatttggttttaacatttttgttttgtaggTTCTTTCCCTGATTCCCACTCACAATTAAAAAACCACATTTGAAATTATCCAAAACATTTCTATACAaattgtggaggaaaaaaaaaaacttagatcttccactctaatgaaaataaaaagcctcaaGAGAAATTAAGttgaaaagagagataaagagggaaatagaaaatgctttgaTTTGTATTGAGATTACAGTCATTCCTTTCTATAAATGGATAGGAAGTTTTATCATGAATCATTCAGATTAATTGTGAAGGATTGTGTTGCAACAAGTCACCACAGAATACTGCTATCATTTCATGTAcggaatatttcattttgttcatggagattttccagggtttttttccccctgagaacattctactcatcatttctgaGAGAATTATATTCGATCAGAGAAAATtgcttcaaaaattattttttacaattaccattgctaattatattttccccacatttattctctctcctttcaccttgtctcttctcaaaaatattttgctgctAACCACTGACTTCCTCCTCCCAAAAGATCTATTCTTTTAACACCCCGCCTTTCCCATATTCCATTCTCCTCCTGTTTTCCTGCAGGCTAAGTTAGCATTCTGTATCCCTATTGCGTATTTATGGTATCCACTAGTGATGAGAGTAatgttctcttaacttcttctcctcttctctcctcccccacctgAAAAGCTTTATCTTGCCTTTTTCTTAGGGCAGAAGATTAATGCaccatttcacttctccctttaGCTTTCCCTGGTACATTcctacctcattttttttttcaaccttttttcaaaaagagattatcccttcatattccaCTCACACCCATTTATCTAGCTTCCTATACTCTTTCTAACTGCCAGAATATTGAGAAAGTCCTAaggttacaagtatcatcctatGTAAACAGATAAAACTTAAACCACTCCCAGGTATAATGATCCTGCTTCAGTCTCTCTTTTGAGTTCTCTTCCCCAGTTCCCACATCATATCTGATGGACATTTTCCCCAGAAAGCCAATTTGAACCTCTAGATTACACACTTTTGGTCCTCCCTCTTAGAATGAATTTTTTGGGTTTAATACAGTGACTGATATAAGAACAAGTATTACCACGTTTGTTATTGATTCTCACCGTGGGGAAATATCCGGCTTATTTTCACCATGCTCCACTTGAAAGATTTCCTGAGGAAAAAGAATatcaacaaataaataagaattctGGTTCCATAACTACCCCATCTTCCCAAATAAGGGAGTAATAAGCAACCCAAGAAGGTCCTAATAGCCTTCTACTAGCTGGGCTCAGCCTAGctattgcttttcattatttaacATGGTTTTTTACAATAGAGCCAGCCTCAATTCAATTGATAAAAGCGTTCCATTCCTAAAGGGTTTTCCCcctatttcctcctttttccatcccgtctctcctctctcttcaaCGCTGAAAGTAATCCAAAGGGAGCAACTGAGAAACTCCCTTGAATAACAATAGAGTTTCACACAGGATGAAACACTGTAGGCAAAGTGTCTATCAATATAAAGAAATCTTGAAAGTTTGTTTTCTGTGGTTTGAAAGGGACTGCTTTAATGGAGGGTGGATACCTTGTATCACAAAATTTCTgtgaacaattcaaatattatttgatttcacAACATCCTATAGTCCTATCAGGCTTACAGTCCATGGGTTCCCAtctctgcttcttttttcttctaagagtTCTCTCTTATCTGCGTTCCCAAATCCACAAAAACCTCAGAGGAAAGTCGCAACTACAATGTGAACCAAAAGGGCCAGAATGAGAGGCCTGAAAATCCTAACCTGCACTTCTACCCTGGACAAGTCTTTCTTAATCCTTTCAGTGCTTTGAAGCTCACCAGCTCTctaaaaagaaatgacagattgGGTATCTGAGTACAGGGAGAAAGAGATTTTTCACCCCAACATTGGATATCTACAGTAGAAAGAGAATATTGTccacattctccaattgaaaagaaataaagcaatagattagatatacatttTGAGATTGCagagaattatttttaagaatttaaaatatggCTTTGAGAAAGGTGGGATAAGCTCCACTAGTGGTCTGGAGGTTAATTgtcagaaaaagtttaagaactttgCTGCTCTGCCCCATCTCCTGTCCAACTAAGGGGACCCACAAGTCTCTGATGTTCAAGCTCGATCCATCAGCTGATGGGGGAATTTGTTTCAATGTTCTAAGCAAGGAAACCTGGAGGCAGTCTCAGGGTCACATCatggagaaagagagtgagaggaaacaCCTCTTTTCTGTCCTTTGCCCTGTGCTCCATACCATATTGGCactatctcctttgatctttacaTCAACCctgtgaggaaatggaggcaaacggATGAGATGATTTGCCTCAGGTAAACTCAGCTCTGTCTGTGATAATTAGAAACTCAGGTCATCCTTACTCCCAGGCCCAGTTCTCTGAGTCCTTACATGTCTAACTTCTACTTAAGAAAACAGGAACTTCTTCAGGAGAACAACAAAAACCATTTCCCTTGGGATTGAATCTTAGATGGTTTGTGTTGTCTCCCCAGAGTCTACAGAAGAGGGTTCTCTTTTAGGATCTCATATGTATTTCAGCTGTTCCTGCATTGAGGACAGGAACAAACATGTCCATCTCCTATTGCTGGCACAAGAAatgtctctctctcatctcatTCATCTTTAGACCAATGactttccacaaaaatatacATCTTGTGCCAAATATAAACTCCCTCATTCCTCCTACACCTATTTGGGGATCCCCACCACCAGAAAAGTCTGTCATCATCAAGGTTCTTACCAAGAGCTTCTGGAAGATTAGAAAAACAAGGCAGCCCCTTCACAGCTCAAGTTGCAGGTTATTATGGATTCCTTGTGGCTATCAgctctattttcctctctctaaAAAGagctctcttcctctcttcctcccctctttttctctcccttctcgagactatctctctctctccctggttctggctctctcttccctcctccctcctctttttctctcctgtaCAGAGCACAGCTGTTTAGACTTTTGGCCTTTTATCCTAGTAACAGTTTGTGAAGTTGTCATGACATCACATTTGCTTTTGTATCTGTTACCTCCCTCTATTACCTCTGTCATTTCAGGCTGTGGTATTTGTGTAGAGATAGAGAGCTTGCTCATTACTTAGTGTCCTGAACCCAAGCCACTCTGCCTCATTGGGTTTCAAACTGTATTTCACACTGATTCTCATTTAACAGTTCTGCCATCTTCCGCGTAGTTTGTTTCTTTACCAAAGATTAAAAATGTCCCaatactgaacttttaaaattctagtcTTTGTCTGACTATTAATAATTCACACTGTTGTTCCTTTTAATTCTTACACCCTAGGTAGAGAATCTGTCTCTCTTAAAATCATCTTGTGTATTCTACTTAGCCAATTTGCAAAGGCATTGGTAGATTTGTTGTGAAAGGACTAATTCAGCCCCTGCAGTTCCCCTATCAGTCCTACAGATCAACctgaaaataagatggaaaagtCAGAACTGCCAGGAAGCTAGAAACTTCAGTAACTGGGATGTTTTTCTCTTCCTAAGATTAATCAATGATGCATTAAAGCTTTaaatcatgagaaaacataaaCCTGGACACATGTATGATCCATACTGGTCAATATGAAGGAATCATGTTAGGAGACAGGAGACCTGGCTGTAAGACACCCCTTGTCTCCATTTGGTTATTGTTCTAAGATctgtcaacatcctccatttttctgatttcttatcagaaatactggaaaATTCCAAAGGCTGTTGAAGGGATCAACATGTCCTGGTTCTGATTGAATTTGCACTATCTCTTTTGAAGCCTGCAACTTTTCTTTGGTAAAAAGCCAATATTCTGTCCAAACCAGTTGGTCAGATTTCCATCAATTTGAAACAGGTGCTG contains these protein-coding regions:
- the LOC127564112 gene encoding uncharacterized protein LOC127564112 isoform X2 codes for the protein MGTHGLKSFKWSMVKISRIFPHDMVQKLEKTRGPPHRVVPLGSNKGYVSDFKIQEDITERPDLVQGKKKGLFQQMKAFLCRGHRVEPLKIKTIKVEEVIPVNKPKEEGEPSWVKNLSFAVPPLTLAVPRLMLQPCPPVYLHDIREGARVFSSSAPTRILHPALGRENKDLYQNIPKLYMQSPQDGGKSFKCSMMKTTRIFPHVR
- the LOC127564112 gene encoding uncharacterized protein LOC127564112 isoform X1 yields the protein MGTHGLKSFKWSMVKISRIFPHDMVQKLEKTRGPPHRVVPLGSNKGYVSDFKIQEDITERPDLVQGKKKGLFQQMKAFLCRGHRVEPLKIKTIKVEEVIPVNKPKEEGEPSWVKNLSFAVPPLTLAVPRLMLQPCPPVYLHDIREGARVFSSSAPTRILHPALGRENKDLYQNIPKLYMQSPQDGGKSFKCSMMKTTRIFPHVLPTVR